A single Acetomicrobium thermoterrenum DSM 13490 DNA region contains:
- the purN gene encoding phosphoribosylglycinamide formyltransferase produces MAVLISGRGTNMVALAQRCFSGDLKARISFVASDKKDALGIKKAREMGFETIILPYNEGRARAEGHLNENILSQSVEWIVLAGFMRILSSDFVSKYRDKIVNIHPSLLPAFPGTSAIKDAFEYGVKVTGVTVHLVDELMDHGPILSQREVRVEDSDTLESLEGKIHKAEHDLYWRTLRELFSGRYRKKGRRMIIEGPY; encoded by the coding sequence ATGGCCGTTCTTATATCCGGAAGAGGAACAAACATGGTCGCTTTGGCCCAGAGGTGTTTCAGCGGAGATTTAAAGGCCCGCATCTCATTCGTGGCAAGCGACAAAAAGGATGCCTTAGGGATAAAAAAGGCAAGGGAAATGGGCTTTGAGACGATTATTTTGCCTTACAATGAAGGAAGAGCAAGGGCCGAGGGGCATCTTAACGAAAATATATTGTCCCAATCCGTCGAATGGATCGTCCTGGCTGGCTTTATGAGGATTCTTTCTTCAGATTTCGTCAGTAAATACAGGGACAAAATCGTCAACATACACCCCTCTCTTTTGCCGGCCTTTCCCGGCACCAGTGCAATTAAGGATGCCTTTGAATACGGAGTAAAGGTGACGGGCGTCACCGTTCATCTCGTCGATGAACTGATGGATCACGGCCCAATATTAAGCCAAAGGGAGGTCCGCGTCGAAGACAGCGACACCCTCGAAAGCCTCGAGGGAAAAATCCATAAGGCAGAACACGACCTTTACTGGCGGACCTTAAGGGAACTTTTTTCAGGACGTTATAGGAAGAAAGGGAGGCGAATGATAATTGAAGGACCATATTAA
- the purD gene encoding phosphoribosylamine--glycine ligase has product MKALILGGGGREHALLYSLKKSRVITEAIAAPGNGGISEMCPLFPSNILDAKEVTDLARSQKIDLVVIGPEAPLVAGVADALRHHGILVYGPGKEGAKLEGSKAFAKNFMKRQNIPTAPFDVCSDLDEAKKALVKRTPPYVIKADGLAAGKGAFVVSEMKEAERIVSELLVERRLGEAGQIIVVEDFLKGYELTAMAVTDGKSYRMLPLSQDHKRAFDNDEGPNTGGMGAYSPLPQVSKSLINRIEREIIAPTVEGLKAEGRDFIGTIYAGIMVHDGDPYVLEYNVRFGDPEAQVVLSICDVDWGDLFTACCSGTLEEFGEIKAKTTAVGVVMASGGYPGSYEKGYPIEGLERLKDREDILVFHSGTKKAEGKFFTDGGRVLTVVGLADDLRQAREKAYHAVSSITFRDAHYRRDIAWQAFV; this is encoded by the coding sequence ATGAAGGCGCTAATTTTAGGTGGCGGAGGAAGGGAACACGCCCTCCTTTACTCCCTTAAAAAATCTAGGGTCATAACGGAAGCGATAGCCGCTCCCGGAAACGGCGGCATCTCGGAAATGTGTCCCCTTTTCCCGTCGAATATTCTGGACGCAAAAGAGGTAACGGATCTGGCAAGGAGTCAAAAGATCGACCTCGTCGTCATAGGTCCAGAAGCCCCCCTGGTAGCCGGAGTGGCCGACGCCTTAAGGCACCATGGCATCCTGGTCTACGGCCCTGGTAAAGAAGGAGCAAAACTTGAAGGCAGCAAGGCCTTCGCCAAAAATTTCATGAAAAGGCAAAACATACCAACTGCACCTTTCGACGTGTGCAGTGATCTTGATGAGGCAAAAAAGGCGCTCGTCAAACGGACTCCTCCCTACGTGATCAAGGCCGACGGACTGGCCGCCGGCAAAGGGGCCTTCGTCGTCAGCGAGATGAAGGAGGCAGAAAGGATCGTAAGTGAGCTTTTAGTCGAAAGAAGGCTTGGTGAAGCGGGCCAAATCATCGTGGTCGAAGACTTTCTAAAGGGCTACGAGCTGACGGCTATGGCGGTAACGGACGGGAAAAGCTACAGGATGCTGCCTTTAAGTCAAGACCACAAAAGAGCCTTCGACAACGACGAGGGGCCAAACACGGGCGGCATGGGCGCCTACTCTCCTCTGCCTCAGGTGAGCAAATCACTCATAAACAGGATAGAAAGGGAGATCATAGCCCCGACAGTTGAAGGCTTGAAGGCAGAAGGCAGGGACTTCATCGGAACCATCTACGCCGGGATCATGGTACACGATGGCGATCCCTACGTGCTTGAATACAACGTCCGCTTCGGAGACCCCGAAGCGCAGGTAGTCCTTTCCATATGCGACGTCGATTGGGGCGATCTTTTCACTGCCTGCTGCAGCGGCACCCTCGAGGAGTTCGGTGAGATAAAGGCCAAGACGACAGCCGTTGGGGTTGTCATGGCCTCGGGCGGATATCCGGGCAGTTACGAAAAGGGATACCCCATCGAGGGCCTGGAGAGGCTGAAGGATAGGGAAGATATTTTAGTCTTTCATTCGGGCACCAAAAAGGCCGAGGGAAAATTTTTCACCGACGGAGGAAGGGTCCTGACCGTCGTTGGCTTGGCCGACGACCTGAGACAGGCGAGAGAAAAGGCCTACCACGCCGTATCGTCCATAACTTTCAGGGACGCTCATTACCGCAGGGACATAGCATGGCAGGCCTTTGTTTAG
- the purF gene encoding amidophosphoribosyltransferase, translating into MCGIFGVIGPKEPSILEDVYLGLYALQHRGQESAGVAWFDEGGALRLQKGMGLVHAALSQEQLSKERGSCAIGHVRYSTAGESSIINAQPLHATYSKGQVAIAHNGNITNAEMLKRDLESRGAIFQSTTDTEVILHLMAHEQDLPPIDALIKALSKLRGAFSIVALIEGRLVAARDPWGFRPLVIGKRDGVHYVASESCALDIVKATHVRDVNPGEIVIIERGEITSLSIPVKPARRFRCSFEYVYLARPDSEIDGKSVYDVRLKLGQNLAGTCPSPDGEMVLGMPDSGTIGALGYAVASDLPFEMAIVRNRYVGRTFIQPTQRVRQLGVQIKLNPIDKLIRGRNIVVVDDSIVRGTTSQLAVRFLREAGARKIHLRIASPPVRFPCLYGIDTPRSADLAAAAMDTGDLRDFIGANTLCFLKVEDLINSIDLPAEELCTACFDGKYLEE; encoded by the coding sequence ATGTGCGGAATCTTTGGCGTTATAGGACCGAAGGAACCTTCTATTTTAGAGGACGTGTATTTGGGACTTTATGCCCTACAGCATAGAGGTCAGGAATCGGCAGGTGTAGCCTGGTTCGACGAAGGCGGCGCCCTGCGCCTTCAAAAGGGAATGGGCCTGGTACACGCTGCGTTAAGCCAGGAACAACTTTCCAAGGAAAGAGGAAGTTGCGCAATTGGACACGTGCGCTACTCCACCGCCGGAGAGTCGTCGATCATAAACGCCCAACCCCTTCATGCAACCTACTCCAAGGGGCAGGTAGCCATAGCCCACAACGGCAACATCACTAACGCCGAAATGCTGAAGCGAGACCTGGAGTCGCGAGGCGCCATATTTCAGTCAACAACGGATACAGAAGTGATACTCCACCTAATGGCCCACGAACAGGACTTGCCTCCAATCGATGCCCTGATAAAGGCACTGAGCAAGTTGCGGGGAGCCTTCAGCATCGTCGCCCTCATAGAAGGACGACTCGTAGCCGCAAGGGACCCTTGGGGCTTCAGACCTCTCGTGATAGGAAAAAGGGACGGCGTTCACTACGTGGCCTCCGAAAGCTGTGCCCTGGACATCGTTAAGGCTACTCATGTGCGCGACGTCAACCCTGGAGAGATCGTAATAATCGAAAGGGGCGAAATAACGAGCCTTTCCATACCGGTTAAGCCGGCGAGGCGTTTCAGATGCTCCTTCGAATACGTCTATCTTGCCCGCCCTGACAGCGAAATTGACGGCAAATCGGTTTACGACGTGAGGTTAAAACTTGGCCAGAACCTGGCCGGGACGTGCCCTTCCCCCGACGGAGAGATGGTCTTAGGCATGCCCGATAGCGGTACCATCGGAGCTTTGGGCTACGCCGTGGCCTCAGACCTTCCCTTCGAGATGGCCATAGTAAGAAACAGATACGTGGGAAGGACCTTCATCCAGCCCACCCAACGCGTGAGGCAACTGGGCGTTCAGATCAAACTCAATCCTATCGACAAGCTCATTCGCGGCCGTAACATAGTGGTCGTGGACGATTCCATCGTCAGAGGCACCACTTCGCAGCTGGCAGTTCGCTTTCTTCGCGAGGCGGGAGCGCGCAAGATACATCTTCGCATAGCTTCTCCCCCTGTCAGGTTTCCCTGCCTTTACGGCATAGACACGCCAAGGTCGGCGGACCTCGCCGCCGCTGCCATGGATACAGGGGATTTGAGGGATTTTATAGGGGCCAACACGCTCTGCTTTCTCAAAGTGGAAGATTTGATAAACTCCATCGACCTTCCCGCAGAAGAACTTTGCACGGCCTGCTTCGACGGCAAGTATTTGGAGGAATAA
- a CDS encoding deaminase, which produces MSCDDKALFNRLLDVIEYDILPQTKKCVPLGHKVFGGAVLKADDLSLVVAATNHEGENPIFHGEIYTILKFFELEDRPKPQDCIFLSTHEPCSMCLSAIAWAGFPKIYYFFKYEDTEDVFNIPHDIKMLKEVFGCERPSHRNSFFESYSIMEMLKNFQDEEAKVRVERIIEEYNALSRQYQSIKDGIDNIIRK; this is translated from the coding sequence ATGAGCTGCGACGATAAGGCGTTGTTCAACAGGCTGCTTGACGTGATCGAGTACGACATTCTGCCGCAGACTAAAAAATGCGTCCCCCTGGGCCATAAGGTCTTTGGCGGCGCCGTGCTTAAAGCAGACGATCTTTCCCTCGTGGTTGCAGCCACTAATCACGAGGGAGAAAACCCCATATTTCACGGCGAGATATATACGATATTGAAGTTTTTTGAGCTTGAAGATCGTCCAAAGCCGCAGGACTGCATCTTTCTTTCGACACACGAGCCCTGCTCGATGTGCCTGTCTGCCATAGCCTGGGCAGGATTTCCGAAGATCTATTACTTTTTTAAGTACGAGGATACCGAGGATGTCTTCAACATACCTCACGACATCAAGATGCTCAAAGAGGTATTTGGATGCGAGCGTCCGAGCCATAGGAACTCCTTCTTTGAGTCGTACAGCATCATGGAGATGTTGAAGAATTTCCAAGATGAGGAAGCGAAAGTGAGAGTCGAGAGGATAATAGAGGAGTACAACGCGTTATCTCGGCAGTATCAAAGCATAAAGGACGGTATAGATAATATTATAAGAAAGTGA
- a CDS encoding FAD binding domain-containing protein, producing MKLRFTLNGQEVTAEASPLDRLLDVLREQLGYVGTKEGCGEGECGACSVILNGKLVNSCLVPALQVRGGDVLTIEGLDGEEDALQKAFVEEGAVQCGFCIPGMVLAARALLSTNPNPTREEIKWALAGNLCRCTGYERIFRAVDKAAAEGYGRKIAAEKGRRDNVSEESVKLQGSEPSRVFLPDDLEEALEILERYPDVTLLSGCTDFYPDLMKGKPEPERVMDIWNLKELKGIKLEEGYMEIGSGTTFSEVASSDLVKEHFPALAYLSTLIGAVAIQNRATIGGNLVNGSAAADSPPLLFVLGAIAVLQSKRGVREIPVTELYSGYRKTVLRPDELLKSVKIPLPSVKSRQFFYKRGSRLALTISRLSVAGFIELDGEAVGDIRLAAGSMSPVPIFLTETEKYLRGKKLTEEVIDEARLIASEEVSPRTSKDYRKRVTGRLISRFLKGARS from the coding sequence ATGAAGTTACGGTTTACTTTAAACGGACAGGAAGTTACGGCCGAGGCTTCTCCCCTGGACCGACTGCTTGACGTCTTGAGGGAGCAGCTTGGGTATGTTGGCACCAAAGAAGGCTGCGGAGAGGGAGAGTGCGGAGCCTGTTCGGTGATTTTAAACGGAAAACTCGTGAACTCCTGCCTGGTTCCAGCTCTGCAGGTGCGGGGCGGGGATGTGCTCACTATAGAAGGATTGGACGGCGAGGAAGACGCGCTTCAGAAGGCCTTCGTCGAGGAGGGGGCGGTACAGTGCGGATTCTGTATTCCGGGGATGGTCTTGGCAGCACGGGCTCTTTTAAGCACAAACCCCAATCCAACCAGAGAGGAGATAAAATGGGCCCTGGCGGGAAACCTCTGTCGATGCACAGGTTACGAACGGATATTTCGCGCCGTAGATAAAGCGGCGGCCGAAGGCTACGGCAGAAAGATTGCTGCTGAAAAGGGCAGAAGGGATAATGTGTCCGAGGAATCGGTAAAGCTTCAGGGAAGCGAGCCCTCCCGGGTATTTTTGCCCGACGATCTGGAGGAGGCCTTGGAAATTCTGGAAAGGTACCCGGACGTGACCTTGTTGTCGGGTTGTACCGATTTTTACCCCGACCTTATGAAGGGAAAGCCCGAGCCCGAGAGGGTGATGGACATCTGGAATTTGAAGGAGCTAAAGGGGATAAAGCTCGAAGAGGGTTACATGGAGATCGGAAGCGGCACGACCTTTTCCGAGGTTGCCTCTTCGGATTTGGTGAAAGAGCATTTTCCCGCCCTGGCTTATCTTTCGACTTTAATTGGAGCCGTGGCCATACAAAATAGGGCCACAATCGGAGGGAATCTCGTCAACGGATCAGCTGCTGCCGACAGTCCGCCCCTGCTTTTCGTCCTTGGCGCAATAGCAGTGCTTCAAAGCAAAAGGGGAGTGCGCGAAATTCCCGTGACGGAGCTTTACAGCGGCTACAGAAAGACTGTTTTAAGGCCCGATGAGTTGCTTAAAAGCGTAAAAATACCCCTTCCTTCGGTGAAGTCGCGCCAATTTTTCTACAAAAGAGGTTCCAGGCTTGCTTTGACCATTTCAAGGCTTTCCGTGGCCGGGTTTATCGAGCTGGACGGCGAGGCAGTAGGTGACATCCGCTTAGCGGCGGGAAGCATGTCGCCCGTCCCGATCTTTTTGACTGAGACGGAAAAATATCTCAGGGGAAAGAAACTAACAGAGGAAGTCATCGACGAAGCCCGCCTTATTGCAAGCGAAGAAGTCTCCCCCAGGACTTCGAAGGACTACAGAAAGCGCGTCACGGGCAGATTGATATCGCGATTCTTAAAGGGGGCAAGATCATGA
- the purH gene encoding bifunctional phosphoribosylaminoimidazolecarboxamide formyltransferase/IMP cyclohydrolase translates to MKDHIKRALISVFDKRGIEKLAKSLHELEYEIVSSSGTAQYLKDQGIPVKEIADLSGYPHILGGRVKTLHPSVLGGILARRDFQMDLADVEKWGIPLIDIVVCNLYPFEEVAKKRSGLGDLIENIDIGGVTLIRAAAKNYRYVTIVTDPDDYEGITEELKTLGNVTIETRQRLALKAFARTATYDSIIHSVLKDAIAEEESFPKAFPIALTKAMDMKYGENPHQTAALYEDPIKETPFKQLGGGALSYNNILDADGAVKGIKLLSDSIGCVIIKHTTPCGMAIGESLISAYRGALASDPVSAYGGIIGFTREVDEEAALEISTKFYEIIVAPSFAPKALEVFRQKKPNLRLLAFDVSNIDDFRIAKTAFGFLAQEDTLPPEPDFDGGEWIGEKRPDLKLDALVAWKAAALAKSNAIALAKDGATIAIASGFTSRVDAVKWAIEHAGEKVRGSVMASDGFFPFSDSVEAAAKAGIALILQPGGSKRDEEVKKACIERGVPMLLTKARTFRH, encoded by the coding sequence TTGAAGGACCATATTAAGCGCGCATTGATATCCGTGTTCGATAAAAGAGGGATAGAAAAGCTGGCAAAGAGCTTGCACGAATTGGAATACGAAATAGTTTCCTCTTCGGGAACGGCACAATACCTGAAGGACCAGGGTATCCCCGTGAAGGAAATCGCCGATCTTTCGGGATATCCTCATATTTTGGGAGGAAGGGTCAAGACCCTTCATCCTTCCGTATTGGGCGGCATACTGGCCCGCAGGGATTTTCAAATGGACCTGGCCGACGTAGAAAAATGGGGAATTCCCCTAATAGACATTGTGGTCTGTAATTTATATCCCTTCGAGGAAGTGGCCAAGAAAAGGTCAGGGCTGGGAGATCTGATCGAAAACATAGATATAGGCGGAGTTACCCTCATCAGGGCTGCTGCCAAAAACTACCGCTACGTGACAATCGTCACCGATCCCGACGACTACGAAGGGATAACGGAGGAACTTAAAACCCTGGGCAACGTGACTATAGAGACTCGCCAAAGGCTCGCCTTGAAGGCCTTCGCAAGAACCGCCACCTACGATTCGATCATCCATTCCGTCTTAAAAGACGCGATAGCGGAAGAGGAGTCTTTCCCCAAGGCTTTCCCCATTGCCCTGACAAAGGCAATGGATATGAAATACGGCGAAAACCCGCATCAGACCGCTGCACTTTACGAAGACCCAATCAAGGAAACGCCCTTTAAACAGTTGGGAGGAGGCGCCCTTTCCTACAACAACATCCTCGATGCCGACGGCGCCGTAAAGGGCATAAAGCTTTTAAGCGACTCCATAGGGTGCGTAATCATCAAACACACAACACCCTGCGGGATGGCCATCGGAGAAAGTTTGATCTCCGCCTACCGAGGCGCCCTTGCCTCCGATCCCGTATCGGCTTACGGCGGCATAATAGGCTTCACCCGCGAAGTGGACGAAGAGGCAGCTCTTGAGATCTCAACGAAATTTTACGAGATAATAGTCGCCCCCTCCTTCGCCCCCAAGGCGCTAGAGGTGTTTCGACAAAAAAAGCCAAATTTGAGGTTGCTGGCCTTTGACGTAAGCAACATCGACGATTTTCGCATCGCCAAGACAGCCTTTGGTTTTTTAGCCCAGGAAGATACACTCCCACCCGAGCCCGATTTCGACGGCGGCGAATGGATAGGAGAGAAAAGACCGGACCTCAAGCTAGATGCCCTCGTGGCCTGGAAGGCGGCCGCACTTGCGAAAAGTAATGCGATAGCCCTTGCAAAGGATGGCGCCACTATCGCTATCGCTTCAGGTTTTACGAGCCGCGTGGACGCCGTAAAATGGGCAATCGAACATGCAGGAGAAAAAGTACGCGGTTCCGTCATGGCCTCCGACGGATTTTTCCCCTTCTCCGACAGCGTAGAAGCAGCTGCCAAGGCTGGAATTGCCCTAATCCTTCAACCGGGAGGCTCCAAGCGCGACGAGGAAGTAAAGAAGGCCTGCATCGAACGGGGCGTTCCAATGCTTTTGACGAAGGCAAGGACCTTCCGTCATTGA
- the purM gene encoding phosphoribosylformylglycinamidine cyclo-ligase — MKWTYEKAGVSLKAADDWIRIVKEAAFIAESRGVVSGIGGFSGLYDLGEGLCLAACCDGVGTKLEIAKRAGHFDGLGQDLVAMSVNDLVTCGARPLFFLDYLACGKLDGKRYSPVIYGIAKACRDSGCALLGGETAEMPGTYPPDGFDLAGFAVGIVKKEEVIAGSDIQGGDLLVGLASSGLHSNGFSLVRKVLLDDGLKLDLDSKPFGEDLPLFKVLLEPTRLYPKIVIEVLRKTKVKAMAHITGGGLKDNVLRVIPEGLSVSIDYGSWKRPKIYDLIAQAGVEEKEMRRVFNLGVGYVFIVEKGELPTLKEALEELNEPSFLIGEVTGP; from the coding sequence ATGAAATGGACCTACGAAAAGGCGGGGGTTTCCTTAAAAGCAGCCGACGATTGGATCCGAATCGTGAAGGAGGCCGCTTTTATAGCAGAAAGCCGGGGGGTGGTCTCAGGCATAGGAGGTTTTAGCGGCCTATATGACTTGGGAGAAGGGCTTTGCCTGGCAGCATGCTGCGATGGCGTTGGCACGAAACTTGAGATAGCAAAAAGAGCAGGTCATTTCGACGGGCTAGGTCAAGACCTCGTAGCCATGAGCGTAAACGACCTGGTTACATGCGGCGCCAGACCTCTTTTTTTTCTGGACTACCTTGCCTGCGGAAAGTTGGATGGAAAGCGCTACTCTCCCGTGATCTACGGCATAGCCAAAGCCTGCAGGGACAGCGGTTGTGCACTCCTTGGGGGCGAGACGGCCGAGATGCCGGGCACCTATCCGCCCGATGGCTTTGATCTGGCGGGATTCGCCGTCGGAATCGTAAAAAAAGAAGAAGTCATTGCAGGAAGCGATATCCAAGGGGGCGACCTGCTCGTAGGGCTTGCCTCAAGCGGGCTTCACAGCAACGGCTTTAGCCTGGTACGAAAGGTCCTCCTCGACGATGGATTAAAGCTGGACCTGGACAGCAAACCCTTCGGTGAGGATCTGCCCCTTTTTAAGGTTTTACTTGAACCGACAAGGCTTTATCCCAAGATCGTGATAGAGGTCCTACGCAAAACAAAGGTCAAGGCCATGGCCCACATCACAGGCGGCGGCCTTAAAGACAACGTCCTTAGGGTGATCCCCGAAGGTCTATCTGTATCGATAGATTACGGCTCCTGGAAGAGGCCTAAAATTTACGATCTCATAGCCCAAGCCGGCGTCGAAGAGAAAGAGATGAGAAGGGTATTTAATCTCGGGGTAGGCTATGTCTTCATTGTAGAAAAGGGCGAGCTTCCCACCTTGAAAGAGGCCCTTGAGGAGCTTAACGAGCCTTCTTTCCTAATTGGCGAGGTGACAGGGCCGTGA
- a CDS encoding NCS2 family permease, which yields MGEWLDKRFNVTASGSSIRTEIIAGITTFMTMAYIIFVNPAILSETGMDFGAVMTATCLASAIGTLLMAFLANYPFALAPGMGLNAFFAFSVVLGMQVGWEVALACVFINGIIFIILTAGKVRQAIVNAVPYTLKVAVGAGIGMFIALIGLIQAGIIVDNPATLVSLGNIKSTGPILAMVGLLFMAVLHAYKVKGSLLWGILLITIVSIPLGITTPPEGIISAPPSLSPVFFKLDLKSALTFAMFPVIITFVFVDMFDTIGTLIGVSTRAGMLNEKGELPKVGRALFADAVATTLGACLGTSTTTTYVESAAGVEEGGRTGLTALVVAILFLCALFISPIAKIVPSVATAPALVMVGVFMMQSLKNLNFDDITEIVPACITIFAMPFTYSIAEGISWGIISYALIKFLAGRSREVSKTMYVLAVLFLLKEFML from the coding sequence ATGGGTGAGTGGTTGGACAAGAGGTTTAACGTAACTGCGAGCGGAAGCAGCATACGCACCGAGATAATTGCCGGCATCACTACTTTTATGACTATGGCCTATATCATCTTCGTGAACCCCGCTATCTTAAGCGAGACCGGTATGGATTTCGGAGCGGTCATGACGGCCACCTGTTTGGCCTCGGCGATAGGGACGCTTTTGATGGCCTTTTTGGCTAATTATCCCTTCGCTCTGGCGCCGGGCATGGGGCTTAACGCCTTTTTTGCCTTCTCGGTAGTGCTTGGTATGCAGGTTGGGTGGGAAGTCGCCCTCGCTTGCGTTTTCATCAATGGAATCATATTTATAATATTGACGGCAGGTAAGGTAAGACAGGCCATCGTCAATGCCGTTCCCTACACGCTAAAGGTAGCGGTTGGAGCGGGCATCGGGATGTTCATAGCCTTGATAGGCCTGATACAGGCGGGCATCATTGTCGATAACCCCGCCACGCTAGTGTCGCTGGGCAATATAAAGTCTACAGGTCCTATTCTGGCTATGGTGGGGCTTCTTTTCATGGCAGTCCTTCATGCCTATAAGGTCAAGGGGTCCTTGCTTTGGGGTATTTTGCTGATCACCATCGTTAGCATCCCCCTCGGCATCACGACTCCCCCGGAGGGAATCATTTCCGCTCCGCCGAGCCTTTCTCCCGTCTTTTTTAAGTTGGACCTAAAATCTGCTTTGACCTTTGCCATGTTTCCCGTGATTATAACCTTCGTCTTCGTCGACATGTTCGACACCATAGGCACGCTCATAGGAGTTTCCACAAGGGCCGGCATGCTGAACGAAAAGGGAGAGCTTCCCAAGGTCGGTCGTGCCCTCTTTGCCGACGCCGTGGCGACGACTTTGGGTGCATGCCTTGGAACGAGCACCACGACGACCTACGTGGAAAGCGCAGCAGGAGTTGAGGAAGGAGGACGCACGGGTCTTACGGCCCTAGTTGTAGCGATACTATTTTTGTGCGCCCTCTTCATATCACCTATAGCAAAGATAGTACCATCCGTCGCGACAGCGCCCGCATTGGTCATGGTCGGCGTCTTCATGATGCAGTCGCTAAAAAATTTGAACTTCGACGACATAACGGAGATCGTTCCCGCCTGCATTACCATCTTTGCAATGCCCTTTACCTACTCAATAGCGGAGGGCATCTCCTGGGGGATAATCTCCTATGCGCTGATAAAGTTCCTTGCCGGACGCAGCAGGGAAGTCAGCAAGACGATGTACGTGCTTGCCGTGCTATTTTTGCTTAAGGAATTCATGCTTTAA